A region from the Xiphias gladius isolate SHS-SW01 ecotype Sanya breed wild chromosome 20, ASM1685928v1, whole genome shotgun sequence genome encodes:
- the purbb gene encoding transcriptional activator protein Pur-beta — MVELKMADGDSGSERGGSSGGGGGGGFQHFQRDQETQELASKRLDIQNKRFYLDVKQNSKGRFIKIAEVGAGGSKSRLTLSLSVAAEFRDYLGDFIEHYAQLGPSSPEQIAQATVGEDGGPRRALKSEFLVRENRKYYLDLKENQRGRFLRIRQTVNRGPGFGVGGPVGGMLAGQTIALPAQGLIEFRDALAKLIDDYGGDDEELTGGTAAGGYGELPEGTSIMVDSKRFFFDVGSNKYGVFLRVSEVKPSYRNSITIPFKAWSKFGGAFSRYAEEMKEIQERQRDKMYERRDESEGDDVDDD, encoded by the coding sequence ATGGTGGAGCTGAAGATGGCGGATGGCGACAGCGGGAGTGAGCGCGGTGGTAGCAGCgggggaggaggcggaggcggCTTCCAGCACTTCCAGAGGGACCAGGAGACCCAGGAGCTGGCGTCGAAGCGACTTGACATCCAGAACAAGCGCTTCTACCTGGACGTCAAGCAGAACAGCAAGGGCAGGTTCATCAAAATCGCCGAAGTAGGGGCCGGGGGCTCCAAAAGTCGCTTGACCCTCTCCCTGTCAGTGGCGGCGGAGTTCCGTGACTACCTCGGGGATTTCATCGAGCACTACGCCCAGCTAGGGCCTAGCAGTCCGGAGCAGATAGCCCAGGCTACTGTGGGTGAGGACGGCGGGCCCAGGCGGGCGCTCAAGAGCGAGTTCCTCGTCCGGGAAAACCGCAAGTACTACCTGGACTTGAAGGAGAACCAGCGGGGGAGGTTCCTGCGAATCCGGCAGACCGTAAACCGTGGACCTGGCTTTGGAGTCGGGGGCCCTGTGGGCGGCATGCTGGCCGGCCAGACCATAGCCCTTCCGGCCCAGGGGTTAATAGAGTTTAGAGACGCCCTTGCTAAGCTCATAGATGATTACGGGGGAGACGACGAGGAGCTGACCGGGGGCACGGCCGCCGGGGGCTACGGCGAGCTCCCCGAGGGCACCTCCATCATGGTGGACTCCAAACGCTTCTTTTTCGACGTCGGGTCCAACAAATACGGGGTGTTCCTGCGTGTGAGCGAGGTGAAGCCCAGCTACAGGAACTCTATCACCATCCCGTTCAAAGCCTGGAGCAAATTTGGAGGAGCTTTCTCCAGATACGCCGAGGAGATGAAGGAGATccaggagaggcagagggataAAATGTACGAGAGGAGGGATGAGTCCGAGGGAGACGACGTGGATGACGACTGA
- the ved gene encoding ventrally expressed dharma/bozozok antagonist, with translation MRGHFSIEWMAQSSQPAGSETVPASGPTACGTHSESLPGFYCRQKSENSPKQREENGGQGLDAFSLSTLQHQTSLNNQATEAGFSSGTEEETSGYESEGGHSLSPSAPAERTSASPPSPPLGRRPRTAFTAEQISSLERAFKRNAYLGTQDKTELCKRLNLSDKQIRNWFQNRRMKLKRTVQDALAHACQANVASQFMHYPELQAYRPGPYPRYHSAAAAAAAPEAPAAASYVHPHSLQYSSPLPSVSTLPLDSFYQYSSLPGVMLPSATTQLMASYPTYPQYY, from the exons ATGAGAGGACACTTTTCCATCGAGTGGATGGCCCAGAGCAGCCAGCCCGCAGGATCCGAGACCGTCCCAGCCTCTGGACCCACGGCCTGCGGGACGCACTCCGAGAGTCTGCCGGGTTTTTACTGCAGGCAAAAGTCGGAGAATTCGCCTAAGCAGCGGGAGGAGAACGGGGGTCAGGGCCTCGATGCCTTCAGCCTGAGCACTCTGCAGCACCAGACCTCTCTCAACAATCAAG CGACAGAGGCCGGTTTCAGCAGCGGGACGGAGGAGGAGACCTCCGGGTACGAGAGCGAAGGGGGTCACTCCCTCTCCCCCTCGGCCCCCGCCGAACGCACCTCCGCCTCGCCGCCGTCCCCTCCGCTGGGCAGGAGACCCCGCACGGCCTTCACGGCGGAGCAGATCAGCAGCCTGGAGAGGGCCTTCAAGAGGAACGCTTACCTGGGGACACAGGACAAGACCGAGCTCTGCAAGAGGCTCAACCTGTCCGACAAACAG ATCAGAAACTGGTTCCAGAACAGACGGATGAAGCTGAAGCGGACTGTGCAGGACGCCCTGGCTCACGCCTGCCAGGCAAATGTGGCGTCTCAGTTCATGCATTATCCCGAGCTGCAGGCCTACCGGCCGGGACCCTACCCCAGATACCACtcagcggcagcggcagcagcagcgccGGAGGCCCCGGCCGCCGCCTCCTACGTCCATCCACACAGCCTGCAGTACAGCTCCCCGCTGCCCAGTGTCTCCACTCTGCCCCTGGACTCCTTCTACCAGTACAGTAGCCTCCCGGGGGTCATGCTGCCCTCTGCCACCACTCAACTCATGGCCTCCTACCCGACTTATCCTCAGTATTACTAA